Proteins from a single region of Nitrospira sp.:
- the mobC gene encoding plasmid mobilization relaxosome protein MobC produces the protein MGQRAKRTTTVTVDLGELKAPWQVWCQDQAITPSHALRNAIQQVLDGKTAQAPPRIRVSPRRERATAWMELNLTTSELAALKKIAGHEGYLPTKWVVAMIRTRLTGQPHVGQPELERLTRSNQQLLALGRNLNQIAKVLNTSPQNRDAFRVEVITELSRVIRAHTDKVSDVLRGTVERWHIQ, from the coding sequence ATGGGACAGCGGGCGAAACGGACGACCACAGTCACGGTGGATCTGGGGGAACTGAAAGCGCCCTGGCAGGTCTGGTGTCAGGACCAGGCCATCACACCGAGTCATGCCCTCCGGAATGCCATTCAGCAGGTCTTAGATGGGAAGACGGCACAGGCTCCTCCTCGGATCCGTGTGAGCCCGAGGAGAGAACGAGCCACGGCCTGGATGGAACTCAATCTGACGACCTCAGAGCTCGCCGCCTTGAAGAAGATAGCCGGTCATGAAGGCTATCTCCCGACGAAATGGGTCGTGGCCATGATCCGCACTCGCCTGACCGGGCAACCCCATGTTGGACAGCCGGAATTGGAACGATTGACTCGCTCGAACCAACAACTGCTCGCCTTGGGGAGGAACCTGAACCAGATTGCGAAAGTCTTGAATACCTCGCCTCAAAATCGTGATGCCTTTCGGGTGGAAGTCATCACCGAACTCTCTCGCGTGATCCGCGCCCATACCGACAAGGTCTCGGATGTCTTACGCGGGACGGTGGAGCGCTGGCACATCCAATGA